From Salvelinus sp. IW2-2015 linkage group LG33, ASM291031v2, whole genome shotgun sequence, one genomic window encodes:
- the fam81b gene encoding protein FAM81B — protein sequence MSHESMLQPHQPYDKSDVIEGRLTNQERTMSVLLEQALRIKEEVVASLHFTQGSVQSETSSRRLLESHILTITHIVKQLSTDIQVLKSQIAQRDSVTSGTSFAMQSLDHKNLAGFGDLRGRVARCDASIAKLSGDVSDRAHEIARLQQELSEVKSGLGERLREMDTKLSQAVSRLECCWWSTPTTRETAGLTCTAKSSPGGQVCFVLLQSSGVVRETREDTDRLRTWTEQQLSSSAQTHRHGSEVLRSLLQDKMVEVDGRLSEQVRLLSVRVERAEIQLEQEHQGDRVKHSKRKLHSRISTLETSLREELQLIKQDYQSGFQSTHDAIDSLRQIGDTKARLDKEKLQKDIKQIRRKMVELRDV from the exons ATGTCACATGAGTCGATGTTACAGCCGCACCAGCCTTATGACAA GTCTGATGTCATAGAAGGCCGTCTGACCAATCAGGAGCGTACGATGAGCGTGCTGCTTGAGCAGGCGTTGAGGATCAAGGAGGAGGTGGTGGCCAGTCTGCACTTCACCCAGGGCTCTGTCCAGTCAGAGACCTCCTCTCGCAGGCTGCTGGAGAGTCACATCCTCACCATCACGCACATCGTCAAACAGCTCAGCACTGACATACAG GTTCTGAAGAGTCAGATAGCCCAGCGGGACAGTGTCACCTCTGGGACCTCGTTTGCTATGCAGAGTCTGGATCACAAAAACCTGGCTGGTTTTGGAGACCTCCGGGGCAGGGTGGCCAG GTGTGACGCCAGCATTGCCAAGCTGTCAGGTGATGTGAGCGACAGGGCACATGAGATCGCCAGGCTCCAACAGGAGCTGTCAGAGGTCAAGTCAGGTCTGGGAGAGCGACTGAGAGAGATGGACACCAAG ctgtcTCAGGCAGTTAGCAGACTGGAGTGTTGCTGGTGGAGCACACCCACGACCAGAGAAACAGCTGGACTGACCTGCACAGCCAAATCAAGCCCTGGAGGACAAGTGTGTTTTGTGCTCTTACA AAGCTCTGGGGTGGTAAGGGAGACGagggaggacacagacagactcaGGACGTGGACAGAGCAACAGCTAAGCAGctcagcacagacacacagacatggcaGTGAGGTGCTACGGTCACTACTGCAGGACAAAATG GTGGAGGTGGATGGGAGGCTCAGTGAGCAGGTCAGGCTGCTGTCAGTCCGTGTGGAGAGAGCAGAGATTCAGCTGGAACAGGAGCACCAGGGAGACAGGGTGAAGCACTCGAAGAGAAAACTCCACAGTAGGATCAGCACATTGGAGACCAGCCTCCGGGAAGAGCTGCAGCTGATCAAACAGGACTACCAGTCAG GGTTCCAGTCTACCCATGATGCCATAGACTCGCTGAGGCAGATCGGTGACACCAAAGCCCGGCTGGACAAGGAGAAGCTGCAAAAGGACATCAAACAAATCCGCAGGAAGATGGTGGAGCTGAGAGATGTGTGA